One Branchiostoma floridae strain S238N-H82 chromosome 15, Bfl_VNyyK, whole genome shotgun sequence DNA window includes the following coding sequences:
- the LOC118432152 gene encoding uncharacterized protein LOC118432152, translating into MTTPSTIRSTQPSTISTTTQPTSTVRTTEVASTVETTRPVTTVKSTQLPTTLKTTLLSSTEKTTRAPSTVKTTVKTFQPTTQPPSTVETTQSQSTLKTTQRKSTEKTTPHASTETTIQTTTTQSPSTLKTTHPTTTIETTQSLSTAKTTQAPSTIVSTQSPSTVETTKYSSTARTTQSTTTLDTTQFLSSVKTSIPPSTEKTTQPESTVKTTESTSTVETTQPTSTMKTTKPTSTENTTESLSTLKTTQLVSTVRTTPYSSSVETTQLSSTVKTTQPPSTVKTTQPKSTVKTAQSTSTVKTTQPTSTIVTTQPTSTRKTTQPVSTVRTTPFQSTIETTQPSSTVTSTQPKSTVKTTPSLTTLKTTQPASTVRTTHSRSTIETTQLSSTVKTTQQQSTVKTTQSLSTLKTTQAPSTLKTTQPTSTLGTTQSTSTLKTTQPTSTMKTTQLPSTIKTTHQIPVITTLSTTSKDITVMTTLPTTTTSTPQQNTSITVLATTTLSPTPTTRMTTTTPQRTTMNTTASRTTQVTTATTTSVRACNSGCDELAEALSNGTCLCKKGFSGDGLTCELVSSGFSQSIIMTGLSYTTTLADCTSDDFISTKKQTETTITEIYSESTVAEHIYSVTVTSFRMGSLIAEAVIVTDAAANLTYDVMERAFIDSLGIDLDVDTAELCYRDYCFNGGECTVVNRSRTCVCPSSHTGDRCETRIVDGEFGPWSEWSNCLSTCGEGSRMRTRECDSPPPSAGGRYCSGLSVEFQPCDLPPCTDGHIDWCDPAEDRCGQSSGAGYCFLDFPDYDCYCNHGYEIILNNNDTEFVRCQDIDECATGMNDCHPTLATCTNSIGNFTCQCIEGYQGDGVICEDIDECRELADTNCDAHASCENQDGGYTCSCNLGYSSTSAQGTGFVGECKEDRLFPFGEAVNDTLLIIRKEDSGESISPPVNIPYGLPVPGGLCNDICVSENGIAIATNGRNHFNIPSLRNPGRLKDVLKHNNTDICAIFSPFWANNRFQQLIAQMDPKVWYNSYTNDSNGIMTLVNNAIRTTDPTAANFTASFVFIATWQRMVPTWLTDGVEENTFQAVIATDYRRTYTMYRYKDGHMTWVPVYPVDVYYLSGYPVRIGYVVRTQSGTYAIEDRNSAWWSRNDNDVNAYRVDQKVCPSTGKKGQIFHRVDENGEDYINAKLACDDWFRSEPDVEDYAPNLVGTCPRYEGQARAETGRWVLTSQDRQGACFTTPFSLSTGGNYECCYDDMGALIDSPNRFNSRAGTLHRYRKDMNRDSHYYKKDYLPRIWCCQMSDDNSCIKFRRKRPMASSTRYQRAQLASGLGDPHMTTLDGTEFSFNGYGEYLLLRNTSSAPYSLELQARTKRPIINGVEVQATVYSGIAIKQPSYTVEVHSTDNAPGFYVVVDGQEISSSDVSLGTTFNDGRILPMNDKAGNLTGVLVTCPSGISISVKSHDNSLSYALGIPADMAGKVQGILGNANGDPSDDFTIPDGSLTAVSNVNSPAESELFPFGQAWSLRNVSSNEGVDVSSMTLFTRYPAGTSATTYGDDSFVPKFFTIDLDSLFDGNLALKDQAITACGGEDKTACLHDVAVTGIIDIGVATGQELLTFQETNTLIANNPPTLTGPSDIRLRVGETFTTLLQAADEGPSVQITLNGVGTLSQTGSLQATFVWIPTSTDKATISWMASDRLNATVAFVPQITVCGCVNGGTCDYDNVVDRDEGFAPAACLCPSGWGGPLCEVDMDGCDGNPCFQGVTCTDQPAPLAAGQKGYTCGPCVNGLAGDGEQCADVNECLLDVNDTAAHQCVNAECVNTAGSYTCVCLQGFHKEGDSHVCWDIDECRQPTQNDCDDRHGYCTNTEGSYTCGCHPGYQLQSDGKTCADIDECLDNNGGCDRECINMDGFYECACGTAYYLHSDGQTCLELDECDTGSKCEQICDDRVGYYECRCHPLFNLAPNGRTCFANATCGEGNKCHPQPIGACAVNTTGAENCFCDQGYRLQPDNSCVDIDECAEGTHKCDANAKECRNTPGSYDCICKVGYSLSTAHGRRQCYNIHECDVNNGNCSQMCVDTEGSFYCRCLMGYYLAADGKTCINIDECASNVTNDCSTNAVCQDEDGGYRCTCNPGYEGDGSLCGDINECVRNGENGQGGCKVGCQNVLGSYVCVCGKGYVLANDSVSCEDQDECLEFPCDHDCTNSIGSYTCSCNNGYNLDKDGHTCVNTEPACNHGCHEHGELVYNGTHEYCQCKRGWKGDGKTTCKTDSAAFSNTLQLHDLVYNAKLADCKTTEYQNMKELIEFTLTRLFETHVNRTIRSAFMAASVSDLRNGSVVANTMLTTVPSVHLTKADITQAFIQGAGNTSVDLLGMNVSFVSTRGNL; encoded by the exons ATGACTACACCCTCGACGATTAGGAGTACACAGCCTTCAACTATTTCAACAACAACGCAACCTACGTCCACGGTAAGAACTACAGAGGTGGCATCTACAGTTGAAACAACACGGCCCGTGACTACGGTAAAAAGCACACAGTTGCCAACCACATTGAAGACTACTCTGCTGTCATCTACAGAGAAAACAACACGGGCGCCGTCAACAGTTAAAACTACAGTTAAAACGTTTCAGCCCACAACACAGCCACCATCTACGGTGGAAACTACCCAGTCTCAATCTACGTTGAAAACTACACAGCGGAAATCTACGGAGAAAACTACACCGCATGCGTCAACGGAGACAACTATTCAGACTACGACTACACAGTCTCCATCTACGTTGAAAACAACACATCCTACAACAACGATAGAAACGACACAATCTTTATCCACGGCGAAAACTACACAGGCGCCATCTACGATTGTTTCTACGCAGTCTCCCTCTACAGTGGAAACTACGAAGTATTCATCTACTGCTAGGACCACACAATCTACAACCACATTGGACACAACACAATTTTTATCTTCGGTAAAAACATCAATTCCTCCGTCTACGGAGAAAACTACACAACCCGAATCTACCGTGAAAACAACGGAGTCTACTTCTACAGTCGAAACCACACAGCCTACGTCTACGATGAAAACTACGAAGCCTACATCTACGGAAAACACAACAGAGTCTTTATCTACGTTGAAAACTACACAGCTTGTGTCTACGGTGAGAACGACACCCTATTCATCGTCAGTCGAAACGACCCAGCTGTCGTCTACTGTCAAAACGACACAACCGCCATCTACCGTGAAAACTACACAGCCTAAATCTACGGTGAAAACTGCACAATCTACTTCTACGGTCAAAACCACACAGCCAACGTCTACGATTGTAACTACACAGCCTACCTCTACGCGGAAAACAACACAGCCTGTGTCTACGGTAAGAACGACACCTTTTCAATCGACGATCGAAACGACACAGCCGTCATCTACTGTAACATCTACACAGCCTAAATCTACTGTGAAAACGACACCGTCTTTAACTACGTTAAAAACCACACAGCCTGCGTCTACGGTGAGAACTACACACTCTCGATCGACGATTGAAACGACCCAGCTGTCATCTACAGTCAAAACGACACAACAACAATCTACAGTCAAAACAACGCAGTCTCTATCTACCTTAAAAACTACACAAGCTCCTTCAACGTTGAAAACTACACAGCCTACGTCTACGCTAGGAACTACACAGTCTACGTCTACATTGAAAACTACACAGCCTACGTCCACGATGAAAACTA CACAGTTGCCATCTACTATCAAAACCACGCATCAAATCCCTGTTATAACAACCCTCTCAACGACTTCAAAGGACATAACAGTTATGACAACACTTCCAACAACAACCACcagtactccacaacaaaacacatcaaTAACAGTGCTGGCAACTACTACTCTCTCACCAACACCAACAACCAGGATGACTACTACAACACCACAGAGAACAACCATGAATACAACGGCGTCGCGAACAACACAAGTGACAACGGCGACGACAACGTCTGTACGAGCTTGTAATTCAGGGTGTGATGAGCTTGCCGAAGCCCTATCCAATGGGACATGCCTGTGCAAAAAGGGATTTTCAGGAGACGGTTTGACTTGTGAACTCG TTTCCAGTGGCTTTTCTCAAAGCATCATAATGACTGGGCTGTCGTACACGACTACTCTGGCTGACTGCACATCCGATGATTTCATTTCTACCAAGAAGCAGACAGAAACCACG ATCACCGAAATCTACTCTGAAAGTACCGTCGCTGAACACATCTACTCAGTCACCGTGACGTCATTCCGGATGGGAAGCCTCATCGCAGAAGCCGTCATCGTAACGGACGCAGCTGCAAACCTTACCTATGATGTTATGGAGCGAGCATTCATCGACTCTCTTGGGATTGACCTAGATGTCGACACAGCAG AGCTTTGCTACCGAGACTACTGTTTTAATGGCGGCGAATGTACAGTCGTCAACAGGTCGAGGACCTGCgt GTGTCCTTCATCACACACGGGTGACAGATGCGAGACCCGTATCGTTG ATGGTGAGTTCGGTCCATGGAGCGAATGGAGCAACTGTCTGTCTACTTGTGGGGAAGGATCACGCATGCGCACACGAGAGTGTGACAGCCCGCCTCCTAGCGCGGGTGGACGATACTGCAGCGGACTATCGGTGGAATTCCAGCCCTGTGACCTCCCACCTTGTACAGACGGAC ACATCGACTGGTGCGACCCAGCAGAAGACCGGTGCGGACAGTCGTCGGGGGCCGGATACTGCTTTCTAGACTTTCCCGACTACGACTGCTACTGTAACCATGGCTACGAGATAATCCTCAATAACAATGACACAGAGTTCGTCAGATGTCAGG ACATAGATGAATGCGCAACAGGGATGAATGATTGTCATCCTACCTTGGCAACGTGTACCAACAGCATAGGGAACTTCACTTGCCAGTGTATAGAAGGGTACCAAGGAGACGGCGTTATATGTGAAG ATATTGACGAATGTCGGGAACTGGCAGACACCAACTGTGATGCGCATGCGTCCTGTGagaatcaagatggcggctacaccTGCAGCTGTAACCTCGGATACAGCAGTACGTCTGCGCAGGGGACAGGCTTCGTGGGAGAGTGCAAAG AGGACCGTCTGTTCCCTTTCGGCGAGGCCGTGAACGATACTTTGTTAATCATCCGGAAAGAAGACTCGGGCGAGTCCATCTCTCCTCCCGTCAACATTCCGTACGGACTTCCGGTTCCGGGCGGACTGTGCAATGATATATGC GTCTCGGAAAACGGCATCGCAATTGCAACGAATGGAAGAAACCACTTCAACATCCCGAGCCTGCGCAACCCTGGCAGACTGAAGGACGTTTTGAAGCACAACAACACGGACATCTGCGCTATCTTCTCACCGTTCTGGGCAAACAACCGTTTCCAGCAGCTCATAGCACAGATGGATCCAAAG GTGTGGTATAACTCATACACCAATGACAGCAACGGAATCATGACTCTGGTCAACAATGCCATCAGAACCACCGACCCTACGGCTGCTAACTTCACCGCATCTTTCGTCTTCATCGCCACGTGGCAGCGGATGGTTCCAACGTGGCTAACCGATGGAGTGGAG GAAAACACATTCCAAGCAGTTATAGCCACGGACTACAGGCGCACGTACACCATGTATCGCTACAAGGACGGCCACATGACCTGGGTTCCAGTCTACCCCGTAGACGTCTACTACCTTAGTGGTTACCCAGTAAGGATCGGGTACGTGGTGAGAACGCAGAGCGGTACGTACGCCATAGAAGACAGGAACTCTGCCTGGTGGAGTCGTAACGACAACGACGTGAACGCGTATCGCGTGGACCAGAAAGTCTGTCCGTCTACAGGAAAGAAGGGGCAGATCTTCCATCGAGTGGACGAAAATGGAGAGGACTACATCAACGCTAAACTCGCATGTGACGACTGGTTTAGG AGTGAACCTGATGTAGAAGACTACGCGCCCAACTTAGTCGGTACGTGTCCGAGGTACGAAGGCCAGGCTAGAGCGGAGACCGGCCGCTGGGTGCTTACCTCTCAGGACCGCCAGGGGGCGTGCTTCACCACGCCTTTCAGTCTGTCAACAG GAGGTAACTACGAGTGTTGTTACGACGACATGGGCGCACTGATCGACTCTCCCAACAGGTTCAACTCCAGGGCTGGTACCTTGCATCGCTACAGAAAG GATATGAATAGAGACAGTCACTATTACAAGAAGGACTACCTACCAAGAATCTGGTGTTGTCAGATGTCGGACGACAACTCGTGTATCAAGTTCAGGAGGAAAAGACCAATGGCGTCATCTACACGCTACCAAAGGGCACAGCTTG CTTCTGGACTTGGAGATCCCCACATGACTACACTTGACGGAACCGAGTTCTCTTTTAACGGTTACGGTGAGTATCTCCTGCTGCGGAACACCAGCAGCGCCCCCTAcagtttggaactgcaggcacgcACCAAGCGACCGATCATTAACGGTGTTGAAGTTCAGGCAACCGTCTACAG TGGAATTGCAATCAAGCAACCTTCTTACACTGTTGAAGTACATTCAACCGACAACGCACCGGGAttctatgttgttgttgatggacAAGAAATATCTTCATCTGATGTCTCTCTGGGAACAACTTTCAACGATGGACGGATCTTGCCAATGAATG ACAAGGCTGGAAACCTGACAGGAGTCCTCGTCACGTGTCCGTCCGGAATCTCCATCTCCGTCAAATCGCACGACAACTCCCTCAGCTACGCTCTGGGCATACCGGCAGACATGGCGGGCAAGGTGCAAGGGATTCTGGGAAATGCAAATGGCGACCCCTCCGATGACTTCACCATTCCAGATGGGTCATTGACCGCGGTGTCAAATGTGAACTCTCCTGCTGAATCAGAATTGTTTCCTTTCGGACAGGCTT GGTCACTAAGGAACGTCAGTTCTAATGAAGGCGTCGACGTCTCCTCAATGACACTTTTCACACGGTATCCTGCCGGCACATCCGCTACTACCTACGGAGACGATAGTTTCGTCCCCAAGTTCTTTACCATCGATCTGGACTCCCTATTTGACGGGAACTTGGCCCTAAAAGACCAGGCCATTACAGCTTGCGGGGGAGAAGACAAAACTGCCTGTCTACATGATGTTGCCGTCACGGGCATCATCGACATTGGAGTTGCCACTGGACAAGAGTTGTTGACTTTTCAGGAAACAAACACTTTGATAG CTAATAACCCCCCTACGTTGACTGGACCGAGTGACATACGTCTACGTGTTGGGGAAACATTCACAACACTTCTACAAGCCGCCGATGAAGGACCAAGTGTTCAAATAACACTGAATGGTGTGGGTACCTTATCTCAGACCGGTAGTCTACAGGCAACGTTCGTGTGGATCCCGACTAGTACGGACAAAGCAACTATCAGTTGGATGGCCTCCGATCGTCTGAACGCAACTGTCGCCTTCGTTCCCCAAATTACG GTTTGCGGCTGCGTAAATGGAGGAACGTGCGATTACGACAACGTTGTTGACCGAGACGAAGGTTTCGCCCCTGCTGCATGTTTGTGTCCAAGCGGTTGGGGAGGCCCACTTTGTGAGGTGGACATGGACGGGTGTGATGGAAACCCTTGTTTTCAAG GTGTCACCTGTACGGACCAGCCGGCACCTCTAGCGGCCGGGCAGAAGGGTTACACGTGCGGCCCGTGTGTGAATGGCCTGGCCGGGGACGGCGAGCAATGTGCAG ATGTGAACGAATGTCTGTTGGATGTTAACGACACTGCGGCACACCAGTGCGTGAATGCTGAGTGTGTCAACACCGCAGGCTCCTACACCTGTGTGTGTCTCCAAGGCTTCCACAAGGAGGGCGACTCCCACGTGTGTTGGGACATCGATGAGTGTCGTCAGCCCACCCAGAATGACTGTGACGATCGCCATGGCTACTGCACCAACACGGAGGGCAGTTATACATGTGGCTGCCACCCTGGATATCAGCTTCAAAGTGATGGGAAAACCTGTGCAG aCATAGATGAATGCCTTGACAACAATGGTGGGTGCGACCGTGAGTGCATCAATATGGATGGGTTCTACGAGTGCGCATGTGGAACTGCTTACTATCTCCACTCGGATGGACAAACATGCCTAG AACTCGACGAATGTGACACCGGAAGTAAGTGCGAACAAATCTGCGACGACCGAGTGGGCTATTACGAGTGTCGTTGTCACCCCCTGTTTAATCTCGCTCCAAACGGCAGAACCTGCTTTG CTAACGCCACGTGTGGGGAAGGAAACAAATGTCATCCACAACCTATCGGAGCATGCGCAGTGAACACTACCGGGGCAGAGAATTGCTTCTGTGACCAAGGATACAGGCTGCAGCCGGACAATTCGTGTGTTG atattgatgaatgtgcCGAAGGGACTCACAAATGTGACGCGAACGCCAAAGAATGTCGCAACACTCCCGGAAGTTACGACTGCATCTGCAAAGTGGGGTATAGCTTGTCGACAGCACACGGCAGACGGCAGTGTTACAACATTCACGAGTGTGACGTCAACAACGGTAACTGCAGCCAAATGTGTGTAGACACGGAGGGGTCGTTCTACTGCAGATGTCTAATGGGATACTACCTGGCCGCAGACGGAAAGACGTGTATAA atattgacgagtgtgcCTCCAACGTTACCAATGACTGCAGTACCAATGCCGTCTGCCAGGACGAAGATGGAGGCTACCGCTGTACATGTAACCCTGGTTACGAGGGGGATGGCTCGCTCTGCGGAG ATATCAACGAATGTGTACGAAATGGTGAAAACGGACAAGGTGGTTGTAAAGTCGGCTGTCAGAATGTGCTCGGATCGTACGTTTGTGTATGTGGCAAAGGATACGTCTTGGCCAATGACAGTGTTTCGTGCGAAG ATCAAGACGAGTGCTTGGAGTTCCCATGTGATCACGACTGTACAAACAGTATTGGGTCCTACACCTGTTCATGTAATAACGGATACAACCTGGACAAAGACGGACACACCTGCGTAAACACAG AACCTGCTTGTAACCATGGATGTCACGAACACGGGGAGCTGGTGTATAACGGCACACATGAGTACTGTCAGtgcaaacgtggctggaagggAGACGGCAAGACCACGTGCAAAACAG ACTCCGCCGCGTTCTCCAATACCTTACAGCTTCACGACCTTGTCTACAATGCCAAGCTAGCCGACTGCAAGACGACAGAGTACCAAAATATGAAGGAGCTGATAGAATTCACA TTGACCCGTTTGTTTGAGACGCACGTCAACCGGACCATCCGGTCAGCGTTCATGGCCGCGTCCGTGTCGGACCTGAGAAACGGCAGTGTTGTGGCCAACACCATGCTGACCACTGTCCCCTCCGTACATCTGACCAAGGCTGATATCACACAGGCCTTCATACAGGGGGCCGGAAACACGTCTGTTGATCTACTCGGCATGAACGTGTCCTTCGTCTCAACCAGAGGTAATttataa